In a single window of the Agrobacterium fabrum str. C58 genome:
- a CDS encoding Ppx/GppA phosphatase family protein — MKASSIASTLVRGEMDKTVIDPGNGPKPSEQGASVANKGKAKRSRRGKKHKRDGKPRDAVVLSHDVAADVPAGSSYVSALEPDAEPRKRKRRRRSRGKGTSQQAAAAVNGEVQAPAAPDGANSSSVPPIGARKSRNRKRGHRDPRGRDPQGRPLVPSHAPKHGGKQNGRANGSAQEAHRSQSEISARHAGRQHEHGQEPPADMYAALDLGTNNCRLLIAQPTRPGQFRVVDAFSRIVRLGEGLISSGRLSDDAMDRAVEALKVCSSKLAGRPIRRMRLIATEACRAASNGEEFLERVTRETGLKLEIISRETEARLAVSGCASLVGREARSVVLFDIGGGSSEIAVIKVGENRSNRLANHITHWTSLPVGVVTLSERHGGRDVTPDVFAAMVREVEGLLDAFHCPPLAPQLHHEDFHLIGTSGTVTTLAGVHLDLPRYDRRKVDGLWLSDVEVTAMQDKLLAWDFAGRAANACIGPDRADLVLAGCAILEAIRRRWPARRMRVADRGLREGLLTDMMADDGAWRRNRIRRMQMVRQDRTEGLT; from the coding sequence ATGAAAGCCAGCAGCATAGCGTCTACGCTTGTGCGCGGCGAAATGGACAAGACAGTGATCGACCCCGGAAACGGCCCAAAGCCGTCGGAACAAGGGGCGTCGGTGGCGAACAAAGGGAAAGCGAAGCGATCCCGTCGTGGCAAGAAACACAAGCGTGACGGTAAGCCCCGTGACGCTGTTGTGCTGTCGCATGATGTTGCCGCGGATGTTCCGGCCGGTTCCTCCTATGTATCGGCTCTCGAGCCGGATGCGGAGCCGCGCAAGAGAAAGCGTCGCAGGCGTTCTCGCGGCAAAGGCACGTCTCAGCAGGCTGCTGCCGCTGTCAACGGAGAAGTGCAGGCTCCAGCCGCACCCGATGGCGCAAATTCATCCTCCGTGCCGCCTATTGGCGCGCGAAAATCGCGTAACCGCAAACGCGGCCACCGCGATCCGCGCGGTCGTGACCCGCAGGGCCGTCCACTGGTTCCCAGCCACGCACCCAAACATGGCGGCAAGCAGAACGGTCGTGCCAATGGCTCTGCGCAGGAAGCGCACCGGTCGCAATCCGAAATCTCCGCCCGCCACGCAGGCCGCCAGCATGAGCATGGTCAGGAGCCGCCGGCGGACATGTATGCGGCGCTCGATCTCGGCACCAATAATTGCCGCCTGCTGATCGCGCAGCCGACACGGCCGGGCCAGTTCCGCGTCGTCGATGCCTTTTCGCGCATCGTCCGGCTGGGCGAGGGACTGATATCGAGCGGCCGGCTCTCCGATGATGCGATGGATCGCGCCGTGGAAGCGCTCAAGGTCTGCTCCTCGAAACTTGCCGGACGACCAATCAGGCGCATGCGGCTGATCGCCACCGAGGCCTGCCGTGCAGCCTCCAATGGCGAGGAATTTTTGGAGCGTGTCACGCGGGAAACGGGGCTGAAGCTCGAGATCATCAGCCGCGAGACGGAAGCCCGGCTTGCGGTCTCCGGCTGCGCGTCGCTTGTCGGGCGCGAGGCACGCTCTGTCGTGCTGTTCGATATTGGCGGCGGATCGTCGGAAATCGCGGTCATCAAGGTCGGTGAAAACCGCTCGAACCGGCTCGCCAACCACATCACCCACTGGACCTCGCTGCCGGTCGGCGTCGTCACGCTTTCGGAACGCCATGGCGGCCGCGATGTGACGCCGGATGTCTTTGCGGCGATGGTGCGGGAGGTCGAAGGCCTGCTCGATGCCTTCCATTGCCCGCCGCTCGCGCCGCAATTGCACCATGAGGATTTCCATCTGATCGGCACCTCGGGCACGGTCACGACGCTTGCGGGAGTCCATCTCGATCTGCCGCGTTATGATCGCCGCAAGGTGGATGGCCTCTGGCTTTCCGATGTCGAGGTGACGGCCATGCAGGACAAGTTGCTGGCCTGGGATTTCGCTGGCCGCGCCGCCAATGCCTGCATCGGGCCTGACCGGGCCGATCTGGTTCTGGCCGGTTGCGCCATTCTCGAGGCCATTCGCCGCCGCTGGCCGGCACGCCGCATGCGGGTGGCAGATCGCGGCCTGCGCGAAGGCCTCTTGACGGATATGATGGCCGATGACGGCGCATGGCGGCGCAACCGCATAAGGCGCATGCAGATGGTACGGCAGGACAGAACGGAAGGTTTGACATGA
- a CDS encoding RlmE family RNA methyltransferase, with the protein MSKAPTSTNRTGRKIGQKVKKTKLKASSRRWLERHINDPYVQRAKLEGYRARAAFKLLEINDKHQILKGATRIIDLGAAPGSWSQIASKVTDSTEDDIRVAAIDFLEIDPIPGVKILQLDFLDPTAPDQLMEAVGGTPDLVLSDMAAPTTGHQKTDHIRTMHLCEVAADFAVQVLAEGGHFLAKTFQGGTEKALLDMLKKNFKQVLHIKPASSRSESVEMFLLAKHFKGRRHEPAIDADAEESTED; encoded by the coding sequence ATGAGCAAGGCGCCGACAAGCACCAATCGCACCGGCCGCAAGATCGGCCAGAAGGTCAAGAAGACCAAGCTCAAGGCCTCGTCGCGCCGCTGGCTGGAGCGTCATATCAATGACCCCTATGTGCAGCGCGCCAAGCTGGAAGGCTATCGCGCCCGCGCCGCCTTCAAGCTGCTGGAAATCAACGACAAGCACCAGATTTTGAAGGGTGCGACCCGCATCATCGACCTTGGTGCCGCACCCGGAAGCTGGTCGCAGATCGCCTCCAAGGTGACGGATTCCACGGAGGATGATATCCGCGTCGCTGCCATCGATTTCCTCGAAATCGATCCGATCCCCGGCGTGAAGATCCTGCAACTCGACTTCCTCGACCCGACCGCACCCGACCAGCTGATGGAAGCCGTTGGCGGCACGCCCGATCTGGTCTTGTCGGATATGGCCGCGCCCACCACGGGCCACCAGAAGACCGACCACATCCGCACCATGCATCTGTGCGAAGTCGCAGCCGATTTCGCGGTTCAGGTGCTGGCGGAAGGCGGCCATTTCCTTGCCAAGACCTTCCAGGGCGGCACGGAAAAGGCATTGCTTGATATGCTGAAGAAGAACTTCAAGCAGGTTCTGCATATCAAGCCGGCGTCGTCACGCTCGGAATCGGTCGAAATGTTCCTGCTTGCCAAGCACTTCAAGGGTCGCAGACACGAACCGGCCATCGATGCCGACGCCGAAGAGTCGACTGAGGACTGA
- a CDS encoding MDR family MFS transporter, producing the protein MNRIIPLILAVALFMEQMDSTVIATSLPAIAKDLHVGPITLKLALTAYMVALAIFIPISGWMADKYGAKKIFRIAIGVFVVGSICCAVSSSVFEFVLSRFLQGMGGAMMTPVGRLVLLRTTKRSELVSAMALLTIPGLVGPLTGPPIGGFITTYFSWHWIFLINVPIGIIGIWLSTIFLPEIETTNPPPMDGKGFILSGIAASGVVFGVSVVSLPALPPAIGIASTVIGFICGFLYMRHAARHPAPILDFRIFQNATFRAASVGGTVFRISTGAIPFLMPLMLQIGFGLNPFQSGMITFAGAIGAITTKFMAKRVFAATGFRSTLIGAGIVGAFTTLANSFFTPETPYPLIMIFLVTAGFARSFFFTGSNALSYSDIEDSQASQATSMASVLQQISLALGVAFAASILEVSSMMSGTHLQLADFHIAFTIVALVSLFAIVPIIRMDAQAGAAVSGHRGKVSQPAE; encoded by the coding sequence ATGAATCGCATCATTCCCCTGATCCTTGCAGTCGCTCTTTTCATGGAGCAGATGGACTCCACCGTCATCGCCACCTCGCTCCCGGCGATTGCAAAAGACCTCCATGTCGGCCCGATCACGCTCAAACTGGCGCTAACGGCCTATATGGTGGCGCTGGCGATCTTCATCCCCATCAGCGGCTGGATGGCCGATAAATACGGCGCGAAGAAAATCTTCCGCATCGCCATCGGCGTTTTCGTTGTGGGGTCGATCTGCTGCGCGGTCTCGTCGTCGGTGTTCGAATTCGTGCTGTCGCGTTTCCTGCAGGGCATGGGCGGGGCAATGATGACGCCAGTTGGCCGTCTGGTGCTGCTGCGCACGACCAAGCGCAGCGAACTGGTCTCCGCCATGGCGCTACTGACGATACCAGGGCTTGTCGGACCGCTCACCGGCCCGCCGATCGGCGGCTTCATCACCACCTATTTTTCATGGCACTGGATTTTCCTGATCAACGTGCCCATCGGCATTATCGGCATCTGGCTCTCGACCATCTTCCTGCCGGAAATCGAAACCACTAACCCACCGCCGATGGACGGCAAGGGCTTCATTCTGTCAGGCATCGCCGCCTCCGGTGTGGTGTTCGGCGTGTCGGTGGTCAGCCTTCCCGCCCTGCCGCCCGCCATCGGCATCGCCTCGACGGTCATCGGGTTTATCTGCGGTTTTCTTTACATGCGCCACGCCGCGCGTCACCCTGCCCCCATTCTGGATTTCCGCATTTTCCAGAACGCGACCTTCCGGGCGGCCTCCGTCGGCGGCACCGTTTTCCGCATTTCCACGGGCGCAATCCCCTTCCTGATGCCGCTGATGTTGCAGATCGGTTTCGGCCTCAACCCGTTCCAGTCGGGCATGATCACCTTCGCCGGCGCGATCGGGGCGATCACCACGAAATTCATGGCCAAGCGCGTGTTTGCGGCAACGGGGTTCCGCTCGACACTGATCGGGGCCGGTATCGTCGGTGCGTTCACGACGCTTGCCAACAGCTTTTTCACGCCTGAAACGCCCTATCCGCTGATCATGATCTTTCTGGTCACGGCGGGATTTGCGCGGTCGTTCTTCTTCACCGGATCGAACGCGCTCAGCTACTCCGATATCGAGGACAGCCAGGCCAGTCAGGCGACCTCGATGGCCTCGGTGCTGCAACAGATCAGCCTGGCACTGGGCGTGGCTTTCGCCGCCTCCATTCTGGAAGTCAGCAGCATGATGTCAGGCACACATTTACAACTTGCCGATTTCCACATCGCCTTCACCATCGTCGCGCTGGTATCGTTGTTCGCGATCGTGCCGATCATCCGCATGGACGCGCAGGCCGGGGCGGCCGTTTCCGGCCACCGCGGCAAGGTTTCGCAACCGGCGGAGTGA
- a CDS encoding MBL fold metallo-hydrolase, with protein sequence MTQSLSMSRRGLIGAAGASVLGAPLLMARGANAQTNQPQTSMEIKHAMPPETNRFKLGNFEVLVVKDGARAAPNPGETFGTDQSAETVGKLLEDNFLPKDQFVNSFSPVLINTGSDLVLFDTGFGEAGRGAGNGRLTEGMAAAGYTPEDVTVVVLTHMHGDHIGGLMEKGAPAFSKARYVFGQAEYDFWTDEKRAGTPAEGGQKGVLANVKPLAEKATFIGDGANVVSGITGIAAFGHSPGHMIFRVESEGKQLILTADTANHFVLSLQKPDWEVKFDMDKAAAAATRKKVYDMIATDRLPFLGYHMPFPSVGYAEKLDTGYRFVPKSYQFDI encoded by the coding sequence ATGACCCAATCCTTGAGCATGAGCAGACGCGGCCTCATCGGTGCGGCTGGCGCCAGTGTCCTCGGCGCGCCGCTGTTGATGGCGCGCGGCGCGAACGCCCAGACCAACCAGCCGCAGACCTCCATGGAGATAAAACACGCCATGCCGCCGGAAACCAATCGCTTCAAGCTCGGCAATTTCGAGGTGCTGGTCGTCAAGGACGGCGCGCGCGCCGCGCCCAATCCGGGTGAAACCTTCGGCACGGACCAGTCGGCGGAGACCGTGGGCAAATTGCTGGAAGACAATTTTCTGCCGAAGGATCAGTTCGTCAATTCCTTCTCGCCGGTTCTCATCAATACCGGCTCCGATCTCGTGCTGTTTGATACCGGTTTCGGCGAGGCTGGCCGCGGTGCCGGTAATGGCCGCCTGACCGAAGGCATGGCTGCGGCCGGTTATACGCCCGAGGACGTGACCGTGGTGGTGCTGACCCATATGCACGGCGACCATATTGGCGGCCTCATGGAAAAGGGTGCACCGGCTTTTTCGAAAGCGCGTTACGTGTTCGGCCAAGCGGAATATGATTTCTGGACGGATGAGAAGCGCGCAGGCACCCCTGCCGAAGGTGGGCAGAAGGGCGTTCTCGCCAATGTCAAACCGCTGGCGGAAAAGGCGACCTTCATTGGTGACGGCGCCAATGTCGTCTCCGGCATCACCGGCATCGCAGCCTTTGGCCACTCGCCCGGACATATGATCTTCCGTGTCGAATCGGAAGGCAAACAGCTGATCCTGACGGCAGATACCGCCAACCATTTCGTCCTGTCGCTGCAGAAGCCGGACTGGGAGGTGAAATTCGACATGGACAAGGCGGCGGCCGCTGCGACCCGCAAGAAGGTCTATGACATGATCGCCACCGACCGGTTGCCATTCCTCGGCTATCACATGCCTTTCCCTTCTGTCGGTTACGCGGAGAAGCTGGATACGGGTTACCGTTTCGTGCCGAAGTCCTACCAGTTCGACATCTGA
- the guaB gene encoding IMP dehydrogenase yields MARIIQTPTGLDALTFDDVLLQPGHSEVMPGQTNIATRIARDIDLNLPILSSAMDTVTEGRLAIAMAQAGGIGVIHRNLTPIEQAEEVRQVKKFESGMVVNPVTIGPDATLAEAQALMKAHGISGIPVVENGGAGGHKNGRLVGILTNRDVRFASDPQQKIYELMTRENLVTVKESSVDQQEARRLLHKHRIEKLLVVDGKGNCVGLITVKDIEKSQLNPNATKDAQGRLRAAAAISVGADAIERAERLIDAGVDLLVVDTAHGHSQRVLDAVAQVKKMSNSVRIIAGNVATADGTKALIDAGADAVKVGIGPGSICTTRIVAGVGVPQLAAVMAAVEAASLADIPVIADGGIKFSGDLAKAIAAGASAVMIGSLLAGTDESPGEVFLYQGRSFKAYRGMGSVGAMARGSADRYFQAEVRDTLKLVPEGIEGQVPYKGPVSGVLHQLAGGLKAAMGYVGGSNIKEFQERATFVRISSAGLRESHAHDVTITRESPNYPGAV; encoded by the coding sequence ATGGCACGCATCATTCAAACACCCACTGGTTTGGACGCTCTCACATTTGACGATGTGTTGCTGCAACCCGGACATTCCGAAGTCATGCCGGGACAGACAAATATCGCCACCCGCATTGCCCGCGATATCGATCTGAACCTGCCGATCCTCTCTTCCGCCATGGATACGGTCACCGAAGGCCGCCTCGCCATCGCCATGGCCCAGGCCGGCGGCATCGGTGTCATTCACCGTAACCTTACCCCCATCGAGCAGGCCGAAGAAGTGCGGCAGGTGAAGAAGTTCGAAAGCGGCATGGTCGTCAATCCGGTCACCATCGGCCCCGACGCGACGCTTGCCGAAGCGCAGGCATTGATGAAGGCGCACGGCATTTCCGGCATTCCGGTGGTCGAAAACGGCGGTGCCGGCGGCCACAAGAATGGCCGCCTCGTCGGCATTCTCACTAACCGCGACGTGCGCTTCGCCTCCGATCCGCAGCAGAAGATCTACGAACTGATGACCCGCGAAAATCTGGTCACGGTCAAGGAAAGCAGCGTCGATCAGCAGGAAGCGCGCCGCCTGCTGCACAAGCACCGCATTGAAAAGCTGCTGGTTGTGGACGGAAAGGGCAATTGCGTCGGTCTCATCACCGTTAAGGATATTGAGAAGTCGCAGCTAAACCCCAATGCCACCAAGGATGCGCAGGGCCGCCTTCGCGCCGCCGCCGCCATCAGCGTGGGTGCTGATGCCATCGAGCGCGCCGAACGCCTCATCGATGCCGGCGTTGACCTTCTGGTCGTTGATACCGCGCATGGCCATTCGCAGCGGGTTCTCGATGCCGTGGCGCAGGTCAAGAAGATGTCGAACTCGGTTCGCATCATCGCCGGCAATGTCGCCACTGCCGACGGCACCAAGGCGCTGATCGATGCCGGTGCGGACGCCGTCAAGGTCGGTATCGGCCCCGGCTCCATCTGCACCACCCGTATCGTCGCCGGCGTTGGCGTTCCGCAGCTTGCCGCAGTCATGGCCGCAGTCGAAGCGGCCAGCCTCGCCGATATTCCTGTCATCGCCGATGGCGGCATCAAGTTCTCGGGCGATCTGGCCAAGGCGATCGCCGCCGGCGCTTCCGCCGTCATGATCGGCTCGCTGCTCGCCGGTACGGATGAAAGCCCGGGCGAAGTGTTCCTGTATCAGGGCCGTTCCTTCAAGGCCTATCGCGGCATGGGTTCCGTTGGCGCCATGGCGCGCGGTTCCGCTGACCGTTATTTCCAGGCGGAAGTGCGCGATACGCTGAAGCTCGTGCCTGAGGGTATCGAAGGTCAGGTGCCCTATAAGGGCCCAGTCTCCGGCGTCCTGCACCAGCTGGCCGGCGGCCTCAAGGCTGCCATGGGTTATGTCGGTGGCAGCAACATCAAGGAATTCCAGGAGCGCGCCACCTTCGTGCGCATTTCCAGCGCCGGCCTGCGGGAAAGCCACGCCCATGACGTGACAATCACGCGTGAAAGCCCGAACTATCCGGGCGCGGTTTGA
- a CDS encoding MAPEG family protein, which produces MFWPMIAHAFLVFILYALLLHRRKNHTLTSREAVTQYRERGEEGQASYLVNRNIANQFELPVLFHAICLLLYITDADNVVTVVLAWLFVISRYAHSYVHVTSNRLRYRAPLFGIGFALLVCLWGWLAIWLALE; this is translated from the coding sequence ATGTTCTGGCCGATGATCGCCCATGCCTTTCTCGTGTTCATTCTTTATGCGCTGCTTTTACACCGGCGCAAAAACCACACGCTCACCAGCAGAGAGGCGGTGACCCAGTACCGCGAAAGAGGCGAGGAGGGGCAGGCCAGCTACCTCGTCAACAGGAACATCGCCAATCAGTTCGAGCTTCCAGTTCTCTTTCACGCCATCTGCCTGCTGCTTTACATCACCGACGCGGACAATGTGGTGACCGTCGTTCTGGCCTGGCTTTTTGTGATCTCCCGTTATGCGCATTCCTATGTGCATGTGACCAGCAACCGGCTGCGCTATCGTGCGCCGCTGTTCGGCATCGGCTTTGCGCTGCTGGTCTGCCTGTGGGGTTGGCTCGCCATATGGTTGGCGCTCGAGTAA
- the adhP gene encoding alcohol dehydrogenase AdhP, which yields MTKTMKAAVVRAFGKPLTIEEVAIPDPGPGEILINYKATGVCHTDLHAATGDWPVKPNPPFIPGHEGAGYVAKIGAGVTGIKEGDRAGTPWLYTACGCCIPCRTGWETLCPSQKNSGYSVNGSFAEYGLADPKFVGRLPDNLDFGPAAPVLCAGVTVYKGLKETEVRPGEWVVISGIGGLGHMAVQYAKAMGMHVVAADIFDDKLALAKKLGADVVVNGRAPDAVEQVQKATGGVHGALVTAVSPKAMEQAYGFLRSKGTMALVGLPPGFISIPVFDTVLKRITVRGSIVGTRQDLEEALTFAGEGKVAAHFSWDKLENINDIFHRMEEGKIDGRIVVDLAA from the coding sequence ATGACTAAAACAATGAAGGCGGCGGTTGTCCGCGCATTTGGAAAACCGCTGACCATCGAGGAAGTGGCAATACCGGATCCCGGCCCCGGTGAAATTCTCATCAACTACAAGGCGACGGGCGTTTGCCACACCGACCTGCACGCCGCAACGGGGGATTGGCCGGTCAAGCCCAACCCGCCCTTCATTCCCGGACATGAAGGTGCAGGTTACGTCGCCAAGATCGGCGCTGGCGTCACCGGCATCAAGGAGGGCGACCGCGCCGGCACGCCCTGGCTCTACACCGCCTGCGGATGCTGCATTCCCTGCCGTACCGGCTGGGAAACCCTGTGCCCGAGCCAGAAGAACTCAGGTTATTCCGTCAACGGCAGCTTTGCCGAATATGGCCTTGCCGATCCGAAATTCGTCGGCCGCCTGCCTGACAATCTCGATTTCGGCCCAGCCGCACCCGTGCTCTGCGCCGGCGTTACAGTCTATAAGGGCCTGAAGGAAACCGAAGTCAGGCCCGGTGAATGGGTGGTCATTTCAGGCATTGGCGGGCTTGGCCACATGGCCGTGCAATATGCGAAAGCCATGGGCATGCATGTGGTTGCCGCCGATATTTTCGACGACAAGCTGGCGCTTGCCAAAAAGCTCGGAGCCGACGTCGTCGTCAACGGCCGCGCGCCTGACGCGGTGGAGCAAGTGCAAAAGGCAACCGGCGGCGTCCATGGCGCGCTGGTGACGGCGGTTTCACCGAAGGCCATGGAGCAGGCTTATGGCTTCCTGCGCTCCAAGGGCACGATGGCGCTTGTCGGTCTGCCGCCGGGCTTCATCTCCATTCCGGTGTTCGACACGGTGCTGAAGCGCATCACGGTGCGTGGCTCCATCGTCGGCACGCGGCAGGATCTGGAGGAGGCGTTGACCTTCGCCGGTGAAGGCAAGGTGGCCGCCCACTTCTCGTGGGACAAGCTCGAAAACATCAATGATATCTTCCATCGCATGGAAGAGGGCAAGATCGACGGCCGTATCGTCGTGGATCTCGCCGCCTGA
- a CDS encoding dienelactone hydrolase family protein, which produces MDKPKITQAMIDAYDEYTHLSLDRRKFMEKLSLLAGSGAAAAAIAPLLSANSARAAIVAPDDAGIVAEDVTYPAPGGEMKGYLVTPKSVSGPIGSVIVIHENRGLNDHIRDVARRVALAGFRALAVDFLSPQGGTPSDEDKAREMFSGLDMEATVANAEAGRVWLAARQGANGKVGAVGFCWGGGLVNRFATKSAGLNAGVAYYGQQPPVADVRDIKAPLLLHYAGLDERINAGIDAYKKALEANGKTFEIFVYDGVNHAFNNDTSSARYDKAAADLAWGRTTDFFKKYLA; this is translated from the coding sequence ATGGACAAGCCCAAGATTACGCAGGCCATGATCGACGCTTACGATGAATATACCCATCTCAGCCTCGACCGCCGCAAGTTCATGGAAAAGCTCAGCCTGCTTGCCGGCTCCGGTGCGGCCGCGGCGGCAATCGCACCGCTGCTTTCGGCCAACAGCGCCCGCGCGGCCATCGTCGCGCCTGACGATGCGGGCATTGTTGCGGAGGACGTGACCTATCCAGCACCAGGCGGTGAGATGAAAGGCTATCTCGTCACACCGAAATCGGTGTCTGGCCCGATCGGTTCCGTCATCGTCATCCATGAAAACCGAGGTCTGAACGACCATATCCGCGATGTGGCAAGGCGCGTGGCGCTTGCCGGTTTCCGGGCGCTGGCGGTCGATTTCCTTTCGCCGCAGGGCGGAACGCCCTCTGATGAGGATAAGGCACGAGAAATGTTCAGCGGGCTCGACATGGAGGCAACCGTTGCCAATGCCGAAGCGGGCCGGGTGTGGCTCGCGGCAAGGCAGGGCGCGAATGGCAAGGTCGGTGCGGTCGGTTTCTGCTGGGGCGGCGGGCTGGTCAATCGTTTCGCCACCAAATCGGCCGGCCTCAATGCCGGTGTCGCCTATTACGGCCAGCAACCGCCCGTGGCCGACGTTCGTGATATCAAGGCGCCATTGCTTTTGCACTATGCCGGTCTCGACGAGCGCATCAATGCCGGGATCGACGCCTATAAGAAGGCGCTGGAGGCAAACGGCAAAACCTTCGAAATCTTCGTTTATGACGGCGTCAACCATGCTTTCAATAACGATACGTCATCGGCGCGCTACGACAAGGCCGCTGCTGATCTCGCCTGGGGCCGGACGACGGATTTCTTCAAAAAATATCTGGCGTAA
- a CDS encoding sensor histidine kinase has product MPGASFLKSTAVRLAIIYIVLFVTASLGANITAYQMVVRFLDERLNANVQERYREIASAFEARGLQGAVDMIDNHGLAIRGQETIYALRNPAGQLLAGSNRFSNVPSGYSILEPDDHHGSASHYKLFSGPLGPNTLVVGINSGDTDELARIVLISFGCATAIVLSVGMAGAAILAYRTRHRISSLAQIAHAIGHGELSRRLPVSSRMDEIDILSAEINVALARLDSSVAALKQVTIDVAHDLKTPIGRTFLVLEDALNAHTVDEMRIGVETALEELQSIANTFDALLRIAQIEARSRTARFIAFDLCDVVGDIYETYEVIAEEEGYELSMRGAASGCRINGDPDLIRQLLANLLSNAMRHTPAGSSISLGVSRQDGRILLDIADNGPGISDEDRAQVFDRFYRVEKSRTTAGSGLGLSLVKAIAELHGAIVTLADNNPGLRVVVQFQELRV; this is encoded by the coding sequence ATGCCCGGCGCTAGCTTTCTGAAGAGCACTGCCGTCAGACTGGCGATCATCTACATCGTCCTGTTTGTAACCGCATCGCTTGGCGCGAACATCACGGCCTATCAGATGGTCGTGCGCTTCCTTGATGAACGCCTGAACGCCAATGTCCAGGAGCGTTACCGCGAGATCGCATCGGCCTTCGAAGCACGCGGCCTTCAGGGCGCCGTGGACATGATCGACAATCACGGCCTCGCCATCAGGGGGCAGGAGACCATCTACGCCTTGCGCAACCCCGCCGGACAACTGCTTGCGGGCAGCAATCGATTTTCGAACGTCCCATCCGGCTATTCGATCCTTGAACCTGACGACCATCACGGCAGTGCGTCCCACTACAAGCTTTTCAGCGGTCCTTTGGGGCCGAACACTCTCGTGGTGGGGATCAATTCCGGGGACACGGATGAACTGGCCCGTATCGTTCTCATCAGTTTCGGATGTGCGACCGCGATCGTTCTTTCCGTAGGCATGGCGGGAGCCGCCATATTGGCGTATCGAACGCGCCACCGTATCTCGTCGCTGGCGCAAATCGCCCACGCTATCGGACATGGCGAGCTTTCGCGACGACTTCCGGTGTCATCGCGCATGGATGAAATCGACATATTGTCAGCGGAAATCAATGTGGCACTGGCAAGACTGGACTCCAGCGTCGCGGCATTGAAGCAGGTGACGATCGACGTCGCCCATGACCTCAAGACCCCAATCGGCCGCACATTCCTGGTACTGGAAGACGCGCTCAATGCGCACACGGTTGACGAAATGAGGATCGGAGTCGAAACCGCGCTTGAAGAACTGCAATCCATTGCAAATACGTTCGATGCTCTTCTACGGATCGCCCAGATCGAAGCGCGGAGCAGGACCGCCCGCTTCATCGCCTTCGATCTATGCGACGTCGTCGGCGACATCTACGAAACCTATGAGGTTATTGCGGAAGAGGAGGGCTATGAGCTGTCGATGCGCGGTGCCGCGAGCGGCTGCCGGATCAATGGTGATCCTGATCTCATTCGCCAATTGCTGGCGAACCTGTTGTCCAACGCCATGCGGCACACCCCCGCCGGGTCAAGCATTTCGCTCGGCGTATCGCGCCAGGATGGACGGATCTTGCTAGATATCGCCGATAACGGACCAGGCATATCAGATGAAGACCGGGCGCAGGTGTTCGACCGGTTCTATCGCGTTGAGAAAAGTAGAACCACGGCGGGATCCGGGCTCGGCCTGAGCCTTGTCAAAGCCATAGCGGAATTACACGGTGCCATCGTAACGCTTGCGGACAACAATCCCGGTTTGCGCGTGGTCGTTCAGTTTCAGGAATTGCGCGTCTGA
- a CDS encoding response regulator transcription factor has protein sequence MKILLVEDDNTTGNYVTKGLASAGHIVDWVKDGREALAAGLDGGYDVAIVDRMIPGLDGLNLVKSLRAASIRIPILFLTAMSGVDDRVEGLEAGGDDYLVKPFAFSELTARINALVRRPPITTEKTRLRVGDLEMNLVTRTTSRGGQRIDLLPREFSLLELLMRNEGRILTKTMFLEKIWNFNFDPQSSVVETHISRLRAKIDKPFDQPLLHTVKNTGYTLHARR, from the coding sequence ATGAAAATACTTCTTGTAGAAGACGATAATACAACCGGGAACTATGTTACAAAGGGACTTGCCTCCGCCGGCCACATAGTTGACTGGGTAAAGGACGGGCGTGAGGCGCTGGCTGCCGGCCTCGACGGAGGATACGACGTCGCCATCGTGGACCGCATGATCCCCGGACTCGACGGCCTTAATCTGGTCAAGAGCCTGCGCGCGGCCTCGATACGCATACCCATCCTTTTTCTGACAGCGATGAGCGGTGTGGATGACCGTGTCGAAGGGCTGGAAGCCGGCGGTGACGACTATCTGGTAAAGCCCTTCGCTTTTTCTGAACTGACGGCGAGAATCAATGCTCTCGTCCGTCGACCGCCCATCACCACGGAGAAGACGCGCCTGCGTGTCGGCGACCTCGAAATGAACCTTGTCACCAGAACAACATCGCGCGGAGGACAGCGGATTGATCTGCTGCCACGCGAGTTCTCGCTTCTGGAACTGCTCATGCGTAACGAAGGTCGAATCCTGACGAAAACGATGTTTCTCGAGAAAATCTGGAACTTCAATTTCGATCCGCAGAGCTCCGTCGTGGAAACGCACATCAGCCGGCTGAGGGCGAAAATCGACAAACCGTTTGATCAGCCACTTCTGCATACCGTCAAAAACACGGGCTATACGCTTCATGCCCGGCGCTAG